A window from Triticum aestivum cultivar Chinese Spring chromosome 6D, IWGSC CS RefSeq v2.1, whole genome shotgun sequence encodes these proteins:
- the LOC123144853 gene encoding E3 ubiquitin-protein ligase PRT1 isoform X1, with the protein MASDDSSSSHPTEKKEEAAAAAAGGAGFDDLEDPRFQCCVCLELLYKPVVIACGHMSCFWCVHKAMHYARESHCAICRQPYTHFPSICQLLHHLLLKLEPVEYKKREMEVLEQERSVDTFSPQIIEFLNSKNNNGENGKDWGNKLEDGKTGPPGEVSVDDSTMNEHSMKIKLDDVSCPICKELLYQPTVLNCGHVYCISCLPSVGDEALKCQVCGGLHPGDFPNVCLDLDHFLEEYFPAEYESRRKKLQLENSQCNPEGSSSSTSCKKGAFVQKTLDLSNVHIGVGCDSCGVYPIRGKRYKCKDCTEAIGFDLCGECYDSTSKLPGRFNQQHTPDHRMELDNSSLFDAFLRFQGIPAEGLQQLVQQMELIGAGGMVQLVADDEEMEDNHEDA; encoded by the exons ATGGCCTCCGACGACAGCAGCTCCAGCCACCCcacggagaagaaggaggaggccgccgccgccgccgccggtggagCTGGCTTCGACGATCTGGAGGACCCGCGCTTCCAGTGCTGCGTATGCCT GGAGCTTCTCTATAAACCAGTTGTTATTG CATGTGGTCATATGTCATGTTTCTGGTGCGTCCATAAAGCTATGCATTACGCCCGGGAATCCCATTGTGCAATATGCAGGCAACCGTATACTCATTTCCCAAGTATCTGCCAACTCCTCCATCACTTGCTTTTAAAGCTTGAACCCGTGGAATACAAAAAGAGGGAAATGGAAGTACTAG AGCAAGAGAGGAGCGTGGATACCTTTTCTCCACAAATCATCGAGTTCTTAAACTCCAAGAACAATAATGGTG AAAATGGAAAAGATTGGGGCAACAAGCTTGAAGATGGCAAAACTGGACCTCCAGGAGAAGTCTCAGTTGATGACAGTACTATGAACGAACATTCAATGAAAATAAAGTTAGATGATGTGTCTTGTCCTATCTGCAAGGAGCTGCTGTATCAACCTACTGTTCTTAACTGTGGTCATG TGTATTGCATATCTTGTTTGCCTTCCGTGGGTGATGAAGCATTGAAATGTCAAGTCTGTGGAGGTCTTCATCCTGGAGATTTTCCTAATGTTTGTTTAGATCTTGACCACTTTCTGGAAGAATATTTTCCAGCAGAATATGAATCAAGACGCAAGAAACTTCAGCTTGAGAATAGCCAATGCAATCCTGAAGGATCATCTTCAA GTACTTCATGCAAGAAGGGAGCTTTTGTACAGAAGACTCTAGACTTATCAAATGTTCACATTGGAGTTGGATGTGACTCATGCGGG GTCTATCCGATACGAGGCAAGCGATACAAATGCAAGGATTGCACAGAGGCAATTGGATTCGACCTTTGCGGGGAATGCTACGACAGCACTTCAAAGCTCCCAGGCCGCTTTAATCAGCAGCACACACCTGACCACAGGATGGAACTCGATAATTCATCACTGTTTGACGCGTTCCTGAGATTCCAAGGGATACCCGCGGAGGGTCTGCAGCAGCTGGTACAACAAATGGAGCTCATTGGTGCTGGTGGCATGGTGCAGTTAGTGGCTGATGATGAAGAGATGGAGGACAATCATGAGGATGCTTAG
- the LOC123144853 gene encoding E3 ubiquitin-protein ligase PRT1 isoform X2 — MASDDSSSSHPTEKKEEAAAAAAGGAGFDDLEDPRFQCCVCLELLYKPVVIEQERSVDTFSPQIIEFLNSKNNNGENGKDWGNKLEDGKTGPPGEVSVDDSTMNEHSMKIKLDDVSCPICKELLYQPTVLNCGHVYCISCLPSVGDEALKCQVCGGLHPGDFPNVCLDLDHFLEEYFPAEYESRRKKLQLENSQCNPEGSSSSTSCKKGAFVQKTLDLSNVHIGVGCDSCGVYPIRGKRYKCKDCTEAIGFDLCGECYDSTSKLPGRFNQQHTPDHRMELDNSSLFDAFLRFQGIPAEGLQQLVQQMELIGAGGMVQLVADDEEMEDNHEDA, encoded by the exons ATGGCCTCCGACGACAGCAGCTCCAGCCACCCcacggagaagaaggaggaggccgccgccgccgccgccggtggagCTGGCTTCGACGATCTGGAGGACCCGCGCTTCCAGTGCTGCGTATGCCT GGAGCTTCTCTATAAACCAGTTGTTATTG AGCAAGAGAGGAGCGTGGATACCTTTTCTCCACAAATCATCGAGTTCTTAAACTCCAAGAACAATAATGGTG AAAATGGAAAAGATTGGGGCAACAAGCTTGAAGATGGCAAAACTGGACCTCCAGGAGAAGTCTCAGTTGATGACAGTACTATGAACGAACATTCAATGAAAATAAAGTTAGATGATGTGTCTTGTCCTATCTGCAAGGAGCTGCTGTATCAACCTACTGTTCTTAACTGTGGTCATG TGTATTGCATATCTTGTTTGCCTTCCGTGGGTGATGAAGCATTGAAATGTCAAGTCTGTGGAGGTCTTCATCCTGGAGATTTTCCTAATGTTTGTTTAGATCTTGACCACTTTCTGGAAGAATATTTTCCAGCAGAATATGAATCAAGACGCAAGAAACTTCAGCTTGAGAATAGCCAATGCAATCCTGAAGGATCATCTTCAA GTACTTCATGCAAGAAGGGAGCTTTTGTACAGAAGACTCTAGACTTATCAAATGTTCACATTGGAGTTGGATGTGACTCATGCGGG GTCTATCCGATACGAGGCAAGCGATACAAATGCAAGGATTGCACAGAGGCAATTGGATTCGACCTTTGCGGGGAATGCTACGACAGCACTTCAAAGCTCCCAGGCCGCTTTAATCAGCAGCACACACCTGACCACAGGATGGAACTCGATAATTCATCACTGTTTGACGCGTTCCTGAGATTCCAAGGGATACCCGCGGAGGGTCTGCAGCAGCTGGTACAACAAATGGAGCTCATTGGTGCTGGTGGCATGGTGCAGTTAGTGGCTGATGATGAAGAGATGGAGGACAATCATGAGGATGCTTAG